The Haloplanus sp. CK5-1 genome segment ATTTCGCTCTGTTTAAGGTCGTACATGGAAAACCATTATAGTTATCGACCGTGTGGAATACGATGATGAAGTTCAACGGCACTGGCGAAATGATCGACGCCCTCGAGTACCCGACGACCACCGACGAAATCATCGACGAGCACGGTCAACACGAGATCGAACTCCAGCGCGGGACCGAACGCGTCGGCGACGTCCTCGACCGACTGGCGACGGAGGAGTTCGAGACTCCCGAGGAAGTCCGTCTCTCCGTTCGCTCGGCGGTCGGACACAAGGCGATCGGTCGGCGCTTCTACAGCGACCGCGACCCGACGGCGCTCGGCGAGTCGGGGCCGACGCCGCTGTCGCTCTAGTCTAGGACCGACTCCAGATCCAGCGGCACCGAGCCTTTGGTGTATCCCGCCGTTCTCCCGTTCGGCCGCATCCGGTAGACCACCGCAGGTCGGTGGCCCACGTCCGGTCGCTCGTCGGCGACGGCCAACCAGTCGTCGTCCGGGAACGACGAGCAGTCGACGAAGAGGACGACCCCGCCCGCGTGGGCGGCTAGCTGTCCGTCGGTCTTCGTCTTCGCGGTGTCCCGAACCGCCGCACTCGGGGTTCCGGCGGAGCGGCGATTCGGCGGTAGGGGCCGCGTCACCTCCACGAGCGGCTGTTCGCCCCCCTCGCTCCGTGCCTTGAAGTCGATCGAGTGACCGGTCGTCACCTCGATCTCCGGTTCGACGTCGTAGCCGGCGTCGACGAGGAGCTTCGCCGTGTTGAACTCGCCCATCGTCGCCGCCATCCGCGTCAGGTCGAGGCGTTCGGAGGTGCCGAGTTTGCTCGCCATCGTCTCCCGGTCGTCGTCGAGGACGCCCTCGGTGAGGAAGGACTCGTAGAACGCGAGGACGTCGTCCCGGTCGGCGTCGGGGAAGCCCGCCTCGTGGTCCGCGAAGAAGTCGCGTGTCGTCCACCGGCCGTCCTTCGAGAGGAAGACGGGGAGGAAGAACCACGAGAGGTGGGGGTACTCCGCCAGCCACGGCGACTGTTCGAACAGTTCGGCGCGGAGTTCGCGCTCGGCCCAGTCGGAGACGCTCTCGGGCACCTCGTGGAAGCCGTACTTGTCGGTTCGCCAGAGAGGCCGGGGCGTCTCCGTGTTGCCCAGCCAGTAGCCGTCGTCGTCGGACCAACAGAAGAGGGCGGTGTCGCCGTTGTCGACGTCGAACCGCCGGGCGTCGTACCCCTCGGGCGGTTTGAACCACGGTCGGCTGCTGGTCGCGCCGAGGTTGGCGTCCAGCGGTTCGAACACCTCGGCTCGGACCTTGCCGTCGGTCCAGCGGCCGGGGGCGTGTCGGAAGCGAAGGGGTCGTGCCACGACCACCCTACGTCGCCGGACGGTTTACGCGTTCCGCGTCGAACACGACTGAACGTCCGTTACATATATATTCGGAGGTTTCCAAGTCACAACGTACCATGTCAATGGGTGCCTATGACGAGGACGAGCACGAACGCCGCGCGAAGAAGACCGGGCAGGTCGACACGGAGTTCGACGACGACCGCTCGGAGTATCGGGGGACCCTCTCCTACGAGTCGGGCGACTCTACCGAGGCGCTCCTGAGCCAGTTCAAGCAACTACAGGAGTGACTGCCTCGCAGTCACGGGCCGTCGCTCTCCGCCCGGAGCAGTAGCGTCGTCGCCGGCGACGGCAGTCGCGCACTCCGGCCGTCGCCCGGCATCCGGTCGACCGGCCGCCCGCCGACCCGCACCTCTTTCCGTCTCGACCTGTTCGATTCGACCGATGAGTTCCGACCCCTGTGACGGCTGTGGGACGGACGTTCCCGTCGCCGGCGGCGCCGGGAACTTCTGGACGTTCGAGGCGGAGTCGACCGGCGGGATCACGCTCGAACTCGCCGACGGTACGGAGCACTTCCTCTGTTTCGACTGTATCGAGCGCCTCCCCGACGACCGCGACGTGACCGCCGACGACGTGGCGGCGCTGTCCGAATAGTTTACCTGCGGCGGCCGGCAGGAGTCACCGTGGACCCCGACCGCATCCGTCCGTCCTTTCCCGCCCCGACGTTCCGCGGCAATCAAGAGGCCGCCCTCGACGCCATCCGGGACGCCTTCGCCGCGGGCAACGATGTCGTGTTGGTCCGCGCGCCCACGGGGAGCGGGAAGTCCTTGCTGGCCCGCGCCGTCGCCGGGGCGGCCCGCACGCCCGAGGAGGTCGATCCGGCCGACGCGACCGGCGCGTACTACACCACGCCGCAGGTGTCTCAACTCGACGACGTGGCCGAAGACGACCTGCTCGACGACCTCAACGTAATCCGGGGGAAGAGCAACTACACCTGCATCCTGCCCGACGAGACGACGACGCCCGTGGATCGCGCCCCCTGTGCCCGCGAGTCGGGGTACGACTGCACGGTACAGCACCGCTGTCCCTACTACGCCGACCGCGCCGTCGCCTCGAACCGATCCATCGCTGCGATGACGCTCGCGTACTTCATGCAGACCGCCGGCTCGGAGGTGTTCGGCCGGCGCGACGTGGTCGTCATCGACGAGGCCCACGGCCTCGCGGAGTGGGCCGAGATGTACGCCACCGTCGACCTACGGCCGTCGACCGTCCCCGTCTGGGACGACGTTGGCGTCCCCGACGTGACCGCGGCCGACGACCCGGTCGACCGGACCGCGCGGTTCGCCGAGACGCTCGCCGGCGTCTGCGAGCGGGCGGCGGGGGACCTGACCGCGAGCGACGACCTCACGCCCGCCGAGGCCGCCCGCCGCGACCGACTCCAGGAGCTCCGGTCGGAACTCCAGTGGTTCGTCTCCGACTACCGCGATCCCACGAGCGCGACGACGTGGGTCGTCGACCAACCCGACGGCGAGGGGACGGCGATCACCATCAAGCCACTCGACCCCGAGCGCTACCTCCACCACACCGTCTGGGACCGGGGGAACAAGTTCGCGCTCCTGTCGGCGACCATCCTCGACAAGGCGGCGTTCTGTCGGGGCGTCGGCCTCGACCCCGCGAACGTCGCCCTTGTCGACGTGCCCCACACGTTCCCCCTCGACAATCGCCCACTGTACGACGTAACCCAGGGGAAGATGACCTACGAGCACCGCGACGACACCCTCCCCGACGTGGCCCGACTGCTCGTCAGACTGCTGGCTCGTCACGCCGACGAGAAGGGACTGGTCCACTGTCACTCCTACGCGATCCAAGAGCGACTGGCCGACCGACTGGCCGACTTCGGCGTCGACGCCCGGGTCCACACCCACGACCGCGAGGACCGCGACCGGGCGCTCGAGGACTGGAAGGCGACCGACGACCCCGACGTGTTCCTCTCGGTGAAGATGGAGGAAGCGCTCGATCTGCGCGGCGATCTGGCGCGCTGGCAGGTGCTCTGTAAGGCCCCCTACCTCAACACGTCGGACTCGCGGGTCGCCCGCCGCCTCGAGGAGGGGCAGTGGGCGTGGTACTACCGGACCGCGCTCCGGACGGTGATCCAAGCCGCGGGGCGGATCGTCCGCGCGCCGGACGACCACGGCGCGACCTACCTCGCGGATTCGAGCCTGCTCGACCTGTTCGACCGCGCCCGGGGCGACATGCCGGACTGGTTCGCCGACGCCGTGGACCGGTCGACTCGCCCCGACCTCCCCGCCTTCGACCCCGAGGCGGCGCTCGTGGCGGTCGACGCGACGCCCGATTCCGGCGCAGGTCGGCAGTCTCGGTCGCGATCCCGGTCGACCGGGTCGACGGCTGCTCCCACGACGCGGGACGCGACGGACGACTCCGGGGCGAGTGCCGACGGGGACGACGCCCCGGACGACCACCCGCTCTCGGACGTGTGGGGCGAGTGACCGTGACATCCACACCCGTGCGTAGCGTACTCTGCGGGTCTGCTACGGTGGGCTGGGGGTCTATCCCACGCAACCCTTACCCCCGCTCGACGCCTATCGCAGACCACGCCCCGATGGTCACGAACTCCTTCAGAACGGCGTTGACTCTGTACCGCAGCGGAACCCTCTCGCTCTCGCAGGCGGCGCGACACGCCGGCTGTTCGGAGGCGGCGATGGCGGCGGCGCTCGGAGCGGACGGCGCGCCCACGCCCTCCAAGAGCGCACGTGACGGCATCGACGCACCCGCGGCGGGCGGGCGCCCCGGACCGGCCGGCGCGGACTAGTCGGGCAGGACGAACAGGCCGGTCCGCGTCTTGACGACGGGTGTCGTCTCGGCGTCGGGATCGAAGAAGTCCGGTCTGGGGATCGTCTCGGCGGCGTACGTCTCGGGATCGAGCACCTGCACCGCGTGGTCGTCCTCGACGGCGACGACCGTCGTCTCGACGGCGTCGTCGCGGGTCGCCACCCGCCGGGCGTCCGACTCCTCCTCGTCGAACGGTGCCTCGTAGTCCTCGCCCGTGGTCAGGCGGACGCCCTTCAGGTTCCCGCTGACGCTCCGGACGAGGACGGGCCCGTCGCCGTCCTCGGGATCGATCACGTCGCCGGGCGTGAACGCCGGGAGCCGAACCGCGTACGTGACCCGGTACACCTCGTTGCCGTCGCCGTCCTCCGTGACGAGGGTGGGGTAGCTCTCGACGCTCCCCCCGAGTTCGCGGACGATGCGGCGGGACACCTCCTCGCCGAGGCCGTTCGTCGACAGTTTCACGTCCGGGCCGTCGTCGGTCTCTTTCACCTCGGTGACGAAGGCCTCGCGGTCGCCGTCGCCCTCCTTGTCGGCGATGTGGGACTCGGCGATCTCGACGGCGCGGCTCCGCTCCTCGGGCGTCGGCGTCCGGTCGACCGCCCGCACCTGCACGGTGCTCGCGTAGTAGCCGCCGGCGATGCGGCCACACCGGTCGCAGGTACCCCGCGAGATCTTCACCGGGACGACCACCGTCTCCTCCAAGGGCGTCTCGCGGATCACGCCCGTGAACTGGCAGTGCATCCGGATCGTGTTCTCGTCGACCTGTTCGGGGTCGACCGCCCACGTGACGTCCCGGGCGTCGACGTGGACGCCGAGGGCCTCGCTCACCTCGTCGACGGCGACGTCGGTGTAGTCGCGGGCCTCGACGTCCACCCAGCGGTTCCCGCGGCGGACCGCACCGCACCCAGAACAGACCAGTACCTCGATCCGGTCGGGTGCGTCGACGAGGTCGAAGTCCTCGAAGTAGCAGGCGTCACAGAGGCGGCGGTCCCGGTCGCGGGGCGCGCCCGGCAACGGCTCGGGGCGTGCCGGCACCGGATCGCCACAGCGGGGACAGAACTCCCGGGAGTCGGCGTCGCTCATTACGTGACCGGAGTGGGTCAGCGGGGTTAAGTTCCGCGAATGGGCCGTTCGGTGCCCGCGTCCCGT includes the following:
- a CDS encoding ATP-dependent DNA helicase, which produces MDPDRIRPSFPAPTFRGNQEAALDAIRDAFAAGNDVVLVRAPTGSGKSLLARAVAGAARTPEEVDPADATGAYYTTPQVSQLDDVAEDDLLDDLNVIRGKSNYTCILPDETTTPVDRAPCARESGYDCTVQHRCPYYADRAVASNRSIAAMTLAYFMQTAGSEVFGRRDVVVIDEAHGLAEWAEMYATVDLRPSTVPVWDDVGVPDVTAADDPVDRTARFAETLAGVCERAAGDLTASDDLTPAEAARRDRLQELRSELQWFVSDYRDPTSATTWVVDQPDGEGTAITIKPLDPERYLHHTVWDRGNKFALLSATILDKAAFCRGVGLDPANVALVDVPHTFPLDNRPLYDVTQGKMTYEHRDDTLPDVARLLVRLLARHADEKGLVHCHSYAIQERLADRLADFGVDARVHTHDREDRDRALEDWKATDDPDVFLSVKMEEALDLRGDLARWQVLCKAPYLNTSDSRVARRLEEGQWAWYYRTALRTVIQAAGRIVRAPDDHGATYLADSSLLDLFDRARGDMPDWFADAVDRSTRPDLPAFDPEAALVAVDATPDSGAGRQSRSRSRSTGSTAAPTTRDATDDSGASADGDDAPDDHPLSDVWGE
- a CDS encoding 60S ribosomal export protein NMD3, which produces MSDADSREFCPRCGDPVPARPEPLPGAPRDRDRRLCDACYFEDFDLVDAPDRIEVLVCSGCGAVRRGNRWVDVEARDYTDVAVDEVSEALGVHVDARDVTWAVDPEQVDENTIRMHCQFTGVIRETPLEETVVVPVKISRGTCDRCGRIAGGYYASTVQVRAVDRTPTPEERSRAVEIAESHIADKEGDGDREAFVTEVKETDDGPDVKLSTNGLGEEVSRRIVRELGGSVESYPTLVTEDGDGNEVYRVTYAVRLPAFTPGDVIDPEDGDGPVLVRSVSGNLKGVRLTTGEDYEAPFDEEESDARRVATRDDAVETTVVAVEDDHAVQVLDPETYAAETIPRPDFFDPDAETTPVVKTRTGLFVLPD
- a CDS encoding DUF5789 family protein, which produces MKFNGTGEMIDALEYPTTTDEIIDEHGQHEIELQRGTERVGDVLDRLATEEFETPEEVRLSVRSAVGHKAIGRRFYSDRDPTALGESGPTPLSL
- a CDS encoding DUF5786 family protein — translated: MSMGAYDEDEHERRAKKTGQVDTEFDDDRSEYRGTLSYESGDSTEALLSQFKQLQE
- a CDS encoding DUF5784 family protein, giving the protein MARPLRFRHAPGRWTDGKVRAEVFEPLDANLGATSSRPWFKPPEGYDARRFDVDNGDTALFCWSDDDGYWLGNTETPRPLWRTDKYGFHEVPESVSDWAERELRAELFEQSPWLAEYPHLSWFFLPVFLSKDGRWTTRDFFADHEAGFPDADRDDVLAFYESFLTEGVLDDDRETMASKLGTSERLDLTRMAATMGEFNTAKLLVDAGYDVEPEIEVTTGHSIDFKARSEGGEQPLVEVTRPLPPNRRSAGTPSAAVRDTAKTKTDGQLAAHAGGVVLFVDCSSFPDDDWLAVADERPDVGHRPAVVYRMRPNGRTAGYTKGSVPLDLESVLD
- a CDS encoding DUF7561 family protein yields the protein MSSDPCDGCGTDVPVAGGAGNFWTFEAESTGGITLELADGTEHFLCFDCIERLPDDRDVTADDVAALSE
- a CDS encoding DUF7317 family protein produces the protein MTLYRSGTLSLSQAARHAGCSEAAMAAALGADGAPTPSKSARDGIDAPAAGGRPGPAGAD